One Streptomyces sp. V4I8 genomic window carries:
- the nirB gene encoding nitrite reductase large subunit NirB, protein MTATPEATEATPTIVLVGHGMVGQRFLEALAARGLTATHRVVVLCEEPRPAYDRVALTSYFSGKTPEDLSMTDMEFIETHGIELYVGDPAETIDREAKTVTARSGQVFAYETLVLATGSYPFVPPVPNKDAKGCFVYRTIEDLLAIEEYAKTRTTGAVVGGGLLGLEAAGALKGLGLTSHIVEFAPRLMPVQVDEGGGAALLRTIEDMGLSVHTGVGTQEIVVDSEGAVTGMKLSDGSELATDMVVFSAGVRPRDQLARDCGLTVGERGGITVDEQCRTVADPHVFAIGECALASDGRVYGLVAPGYEQAETAAATIAADEAEELTFTGADLSTKLKLLGVDVASFGDAHGTAEDCLDVVYSDSRAGLYKKLVIGRDGTLLGGILVGDAEAYGTLKAFTGSVPPVSPESLVLPAGAGAPAQLGPSALPDEAIICSCNNVTKGTIRGAVTDHQCTTVPEVKKCTKAGTTCGSCVKVLGQLVTAELEASGVEVDKGLCGCFSQTREELYEIVLALRINTYQDLLDRYGRDGAKGGDGCEICKPAVGSIIASLAPTIGASGYVLDGEQASLQDSNDHFLANLQKNGSYSVVPRIPGGEITPEGLIVIGEIARDFGLYTKITGGQRIDMFGARVEQLPLIWTRLVDAGFESGHAYGKSLRTVKSCVGQTWCRYGVQDSVRMAIDLELRYRGLRSPHKLKSAVSGCARECAEAQSKDFGVIATSAGWNLYVGGNGGATPRHADLLAQDLSDAELIKLIDRFLMFYIRTADRLERTSTWLERIPGGLDHVRDVVVEDSLGICEELESLMTAHVAHYADEWATTINDPEKLARFVSFVNAPDTPDPVVGFVPERDQIKPDLPLLTIGHRPLEGSAQR, encoded by the coding sequence ATGACCGCCACCCCGGAGGCCACGGAGGCCACCCCCACGATCGTGCTCGTCGGCCATGGCATGGTCGGCCAGCGCTTCCTCGAAGCGCTCGCCGCGCGCGGCCTGACCGCCACGCACCGCGTGGTCGTGCTGTGCGAGGAGCCGCGTCCGGCGTACGACCGTGTCGCCCTCACCTCGTACTTCTCGGGCAAGACGCCCGAGGACCTCTCCATGACCGACATGGAGTTCATCGAGACGCACGGCATCGAGCTGTACGTCGGTGACCCCGCCGAGACGATCGACCGCGAGGCGAAGACGGTCACCGCCCGGTCCGGCCAGGTCTTCGCGTACGAGACCCTCGTCCTCGCCACCGGCTCGTACCCCTTCGTGCCGCCGGTTCCCAACAAGGACGCCAAGGGCTGCTTCGTCTACCGCACGATCGAGGACCTCCTCGCCATCGAGGAGTACGCGAAGACCCGCACGACCGGTGCCGTGGTCGGCGGCGGTCTGCTCGGTCTGGAGGCGGCCGGTGCCCTGAAGGGGCTCGGACTCACCTCCCACATCGTGGAGTTCGCGCCGCGTCTGATGCCGGTGCAGGTCGACGAGGGCGGCGGTGCGGCCCTGCTGCGCACCATCGAGGACATGGGCCTGAGCGTCCACACCGGCGTCGGCACGCAGGAGATCGTGGTCGACTCGGAGGGTGCCGTCACCGGCATGAAGCTGTCCGACGGCTCCGAACTCGCCACCGACATGGTCGTGTTCTCCGCCGGTGTCCGCCCCCGCGACCAGCTGGCCCGCGACTGCGGCCTGACGGTCGGCGAGCGCGGCGGCATCACGGTCGACGAGCAGTGCCGTACGGTCGCCGACCCCCACGTGTTCGCGATCGGCGAGTGCGCGCTGGCCTCCGACGGCCGGGTGTACGGCCTGGTCGCCCCGGGTTACGAGCAGGCCGAGACGGCCGCCGCGACGATCGCCGCCGACGAGGCCGAGGAGCTGACGTTCACCGGCGCCGACCTGTCCACCAAGCTGAAGCTGCTCGGCGTGGACGTGGCGTCCTTCGGTGACGCGCACGGCACCGCCGAGGACTGCCTGGACGTCGTCTACTCCGACTCCCGCGCGGGCCTGTACAAGAAGCTGGTCATCGGCCGGGACGGCACGCTGCTCGGCGGCATCCTGGTCGGCGACGCGGAGGCGTACGGCACGCTGAAGGCGTTCACCGGCTCGGTCCCGCCCGTCTCCCCCGAGTCGCTGGTCCTGCCGGCCGGCGCCGGAGCGCCCGCCCAGCTCGGCCCGTCCGCGCTGCCGGACGAGGCGATCATCTGCTCCTGCAACAACGTCACCAAGGGCACGATCCGCGGCGCGGTCACCGACCACCAGTGCACGACCGTGCCCGAGGTGAAGAAGTGCACCAAGGCCGGTACGACGTGCGGCAGTTGCGTCAAGGTCCTCGGCCAGCTGGTCACCGCCGAGCTGGAGGCGTCCGGCGTCGAGGTCGACAAGGGCCTGTGCGGCTGCTTCTCGCAGACCCGCGAGGAGCTGTACGAGATCGTCCTCGCCCTGCGCATCAACACATACCAGGACCTCCTGGACCGCTACGGCCGTGACGGCGCCAAGGGCGGCGACGGCTGCGAGATCTGCAAGCCGGCGGTCGGCTCGATCATCGCCTCCCTCGCCCCGACGATCGGCGCGAGCGGCTACGTCCTGGACGGCGAGCAGGCGTCCCTGCAGGACAGCAACGACCACTTCCTGGCCAACCTCCAGAAGAACGGCTCGTACTCGGTCGTCCCGCGCATCCCCGGCGGTGAGATCACCCCCGAGGGCCTCATCGTGATCGGTGAGATCGCCCGCGACTTCGGCCTCTACACGAAGATCACCGGCGGTCAGCGGATCGACATGTTCGGCGCCCGCGTCGAGCAGCTCCCCCTGATCTGGACCCGGCTGGTGGACGCCGGCTTCGAGTCCGGCCACGCCTACGGCAAGTCCCTGCGCACGGTGAAGTCCTGCGTCGGCCAGACCTGGTGCCGCTACGGCGTCCAGGACTCCGTCCGGATGGCGATCGACCTGGAGCTGCGCTACCGGGGCCTGCGCTCCCCGCACAAGCTCAAGTCGGCGGTGTCGGGCTGCGCCCGCGAGTGCGCCGAGGCCCAGTCGAAGGACTTCGGCGTCATCGCCACCTCGGCCGGCTGGAACCTCTACGTCGGCGGCAACGGCGGCGCCACCCCGCGCCACGCGGACCTGCTCGCCCAGGACCTGAGCGACGCCGAACTCATCAAGCTGATCGACCGGTTCCTGATGTTCTACATCCGCACCGCCGACCGCCTGGAGCGCACCTCGACCTGGCTGGAGCGGATCCCCGGCGGCCTGGACCACGTCCGTGACGTGGTCGTGGAGGACTCCCTCGGCATCTGCGAGGAGCTGGAGTCCCTGATGACGGCCCACGTGGCGCACTACGCCGACGAGTGGGCGACGACCATCAACGACCCCGAGAAGCTGGCCCGGTTCGTGTCCTTCGTGAACGCCCCGGACACTCCCGACCCGGTCGTCGGCTTCGTCCCCGAGCGCGACCAGATCAAGCCCGACCTGCCGCTGCTGACCATCGGCCACCGCCCCCTGGAAGGAAGCGCCCAGCGATGA
- the nirD gene encoding nitrite reductase small subunit NirD: MTLAPETTDLMIEIQLENGWFTVCELARLLPGRGVAALLPDGRQAALFRDRSGKLYAIDNRDPFGGAAVLSRGLTGTHQGRPFVASPLLKQRIDLETGVCLDDESVRVATYEVRTS; encoded by the coding sequence ATGACCCTGGCACCCGAGACGACCGACCTGATGATCGAGATCCAGCTGGAGAACGGCTGGTTCACGGTCTGCGAACTGGCCCGGCTGCTCCCCGGCCGGGGCGTGGCGGCCCTGCTGCCCGACGGCCGTCAGGCCGCCCTCTTCCGCGACCGCTCCGGCAAGCTGTACGCCATCGACAACCGTGACCCCTTCGGCGGCGCGGCGGTCCTCTCGCGCGGCCTGACCGGCACCCACCAGGGCCGCCCGTTCGTCGCCTCGCCCCTGCTGAAGCAGCGGATCGACCTGGAGACCGGGGTGTGCCTGGACGACGAGTCGGTGCGGGTGGCGACGTACGAGGTGCGGACCTCGTAG
- a CDS encoding sulfite exporter TauE/SafE family protein, translated as MPDITLTMVVVLCLAALVAGWIDAVVGGGGLLLLPALLLGLPANTPAVYALGTNKAVAIVGTSGAAVTYARKAPVDVRLAVRIGLAALAGSSGGAFFAAGMSTEVLKPVIMVVLLAVAAFVILRPAFGTAPATGPASPRRMLAAIGLAGLGIGFYDGLIGPGTGTFLVLALTAVLHLDLVTASATAKIVNCCTNAGALATFAWQGTVLWQLAAVMAVFNLAGGMLGARTALKKGSGFVRVVLLTVVFALVAKLAYEQWIA; from the coding sequence ATGCCCGACATAACGCTGACCATGGTCGTCGTCCTGTGCCTCGCGGCCCTCGTGGCCGGTTGGATCGACGCCGTGGTCGGCGGCGGCGGCCTCCTGCTGCTCCCGGCCCTGCTGCTCGGCCTCCCGGCGAACACCCCGGCCGTGTACGCGCTCGGCACCAACAAGGCGGTCGCGATCGTAGGCACGTCGGGCGCCGCCGTGACGTACGCCCGCAAGGCACCCGTGGACGTGCGCCTGGCCGTACGCATCGGCCTCGCGGCGCTCGCGGGCTCCTCCGGCGGCGCCTTCTTCGCGGCCGGCATGAGCACCGAGGTACTGAAGCCCGTGATCATGGTGGTGCTGCTCGCCGTCGCCGCCTTCGTGATCCTGCGCCCCGCCTTCGGCACCGCCCCGGCGACCGGCCCGGCCTCCCCGCGCCGCATGCTCGCCGCGATCGGCCTGGCCGGCCTGGGCATCGGCTTCTACGACGGCCTGATCGGCCCCGGCACCGGCACCTTCCTGGTCCTCGCCCTCACCGCCGTCCTCCACCTCGACCTCGTCACCGCCTCCGCCACCGCCAAGATCGTCAACTGCTGCACCAACGCCGGCGCGCTCGCCACCTTCGCCTGGCAGGGCACGGTCCTGTGGCAGCTGGCCGCCGTGATGGCCGTGTTCAACCTGGCGGGCGGCATGCTGGGAGCGCGTACGGCGCTGAAGAAGGGCAGCGGATTCGTCCGGGTGGTGCTGCTGACGGTGGTGTTCGCGCTGGTGGCGAAGCTGGCGTACGAGCAGTGGATCGCCTAG
- a CDS encoding NAD(P)/FAD-dependent oxidoreductase — MTSNTRVVVIGAGLAGVRLARRLGELGTPVTLVGDEEHRPYNRVLLAEVLAGRYSPDVIALPAPAELTRGRVTGIDREVRAVHLADGSEIAYDTLVLATGSNPVLPPLRGLFTPDHVLPEGVHAFRTMDDCLGLSKAVRPGVKAVVIGGGLLGVSAARALAMRGVQVVLAQQGERLMERQLDPSASELVRRHLKDLGVEIHTECRVRDVRVVGGAVRSVEMADGYALDADLVVLACGVHPRVGLAQVAGLDVRKGIVVDDELRTSDPHIHAIGDCAQHDGTVYGLATPALEQAEALAELLAGLPNARYTGTRALTRLTLAGQNSPLGAFDLAAFGETEPLPGDDVVQLTDATRGTYRKVVVRDDRLVGGVLVGELGTVGALARAWEGAEPLPDDGPLLHLLTNDGGS, encoded by the coding sequence ATGACCTCGAATACGCGTGTGGTGGTGATCGGCGCCGGCCTCGCGGGCGTACGACTCGCCCGGCGGCTCGGCGAGCTCGGCACGCCCGTGACGCTCGTCGGCGACGAGGAGCACCGCCCGTACAACCGGGTGCTGCTCGCCGAGGTGCTGGCCGGCCGGTACAGCCCCGATGTGATCGCCCTCCCGGCGCCCGCGGAGCTGACGCGCGGCCGGGTCACCGGCATCGACCGCGAGGTGCGAGCCGTACATCTCGCGGACGGGTCGGAGATCGCATACGACACGCTGGTGCTGGCCACGGGCTCGAACCCGGTGCTGCCGCCGCTGCGCGGACTGTTCACGCCCGACCATGTGCTGCCGGAGGGCGTCCACGCCTTCCGGACGATGGACGACTGCCTGGGGCTGTCCAAGGCGGTCCGGCCGGGAGTGAAGGCGGTCGTCATCGGCGGCGGGCTCCTCGGAGTCTCCGCGGCGCGTGCGCTCGCGATGCGCGGGGTGCAGGTCGTGCTCGCCCAGCAGGGGGAGCGGCTCATGGAGCGCCAGCTCGACCCGAGCGCGTCGGAGCTGGTGCGCAGGCACCTCAAGGACCTCGGCGTCGAGATCCACACCGAGTGCCGGGTGCGTGACGTACGCGTCGTCGGCGGCGCGGTCCGCTCGGTCGAGATGGCCGACGGATACGCCCTCGACGCCGACCTCGTGGTCCTGGCCTGCGGCGTGCACCCGCGCGTGGGCCTCGCCCAGGTCGCGGGCCTGGACGTGCGCAAGGGGATCGTCGTCGACGACGAGCTCCGCACCTCCGACCCGCACATCCACGCCATCGGCGACTGCGCCCAGCACGACGGCACCGTCTACGGGCTGGCCACACCGGCCCTGGAACAGGCCGAAGCCCTGGCCGAGTTGCTGGCCGGGCTGCCGAACGCCCGCTACACCGGCACCCGTGCGCTGACCCGACTCACCCTCGCCGGGCAGAACAGCCCGCTGGGCGCCTTCGACCTCGCCGCGTTCGGCGAGACGGAGCCGCTCCCCGGGGATGACGTCGTCCAACTCACGGACGCCACCCGCGGCACCTACCGCAAGGTCGTCGTCCGCGACGACCGCCTGGTCGGCGGGGTTCTCGTCGGCGAACTCGGCACCGTCGGCGCGCTCGCCCGCGCCTGGGAGGGAGCAGAGCCGCTCCCCGACGACGGCCCACTGCTCCACCTGCTCACCAACGATGGAGGCTCCTGA